Proteins found in one Nostoc sp. NIES-3756 genomic segment:
- a CDS encoding RNA-binding S4 domain-containing protein encodes MNSSMIKLDQFLKLIGIAPTGGQAKLMILDGDVKVNGAVETRRGRKLVATDQVTIAGQTFEVGEVISDAD; translated from the coding sequence ATAAATTCCAGCATGATTAAGCTCGACCAATTTTTGAAGTTAATAGGTATAGCGCCGACAGGTGGACAAGCCAAGCTGATGATTCTTGATGGTGATGTCAAAGTCAACGGTGCAGTCGAAACTCGACGCGGACGCAAATTAGTAGCAACAGACCAAGTGACTATAGCAGGGCAAACTTTTGAGGTTGGGGAGGTTATATCAGATGCGGATTAA
- a CDS encoding efflux RND transporter periplasmic adaptor subunit codes for MFNSERFPTFTAHCVSSLLVSLILFDNIPVVLAHAGHGNEFHQDETAQTNNAIQVDESTAKRLGIKVEPVQRQQLAVGIKTTGQIETLPSQQVEVTTPIPGAKVVELLVEPGASVTKGQPLAVVTSPDLVTLRVESQEKLAQAQADLQQAQADLRLAQQNYQRYQQIAASEIAQAQSQVDYAQEKYTKDQQLADTGALPRRSALESQTQLAQAKAELTKANSRRDVIEAENHLKRAQAAVELAKSNINRSNNIYQTRLAQLGSVANAKGLVTITAPISGKVADREVTIGQTFNDAGGKLMTIVNDSRLFATANIYEKDLSKVKIGQRIILRVASLRDCTFSGRISRIGTSVAGETQVIPVQAQVNNSGGQLKPGMFAELEVLTNQTSAAILAIPTSAVVEANGKKLVYLQNGNAFQSVEVTLGQTSENMVEVKSGLFEGDMIVTQRAPQLYAQSLRGGSKYTSEEKKPVLAVNQETTNLPIPLWLVAAGGIGLVGVAFAAGSFWSSRRINQRFLSVNHPQYDDFKDDKETYIDNHRQIANQPDKHI; via the coding sequence ATGTTTAACTCAGAGCGTTTCCCAACATTTACAGCACATTGTGTTTCTAGTTTACTTGTTAGCCTAATTTTATTTGATAATATTCCAGTTGTTCTAGCTCATGCCGGACATGGTAACGAGTTTCACCAAGATGAAACTGCTCAAACCAATAATGCGATCCAGGTTGATGAAAGCACAGCCAAACGGCTGGGAATTAAAGTTGAGCCTGTGCAACGTCAACAGTTAGCTGTGGGTATCAAAACTACTGGGCAAATTGAAACTCTACCTAGTCAACAAGTAGAAGTAACTACCCCAATTCCAGGAGCGAAGGTAGTGGAATTACTGGTAGAACCAGGTGCATCAGTAACGAAAGGTCAACCCTTGGCGGTAGTTACCAGCCCTGACTTAGTGACATTGCGCGTAGAATCTCAGGAAAAATTAGCACAAGCTCAAGCTGATTTACAACAAGCCCAAGCTGATTTAAGACTAGCTCAACAAAATTACCAAAGATACCAACAAATAGCCGCCTCGGAAATAGCCCAAGCACAAAGTCAAGTTGACTATGCTCAGGAAAAGTACACCAAAGATCAGCAGTTAGCTGATACTGGCGCTTTACCTCGACGCAGTGCTTTAGAATCGCAGACTCAATTAGCACAAGCAAAAGCCGAACTCACCAAAGCCAACAGTCGTAGGGATGTAATTGAGGCAGAAAATCACCTCAAACGCGCTCAAGCAGCAGTTGAGTTAGCCAAATCAAATATTAACCGCAGTAATAATATCTATCAAACTCGACTCGCTCAACTGGGAAGCGTTGCCAATGCTAAAGGATTAGTCACAATCACTGCACCTATCTCTGGTAAGGTTGCTGATAGGGAAGTTACTATCGGTCAAACTTTTAATGATGCTGGCGGCAAATTGATGACAATTGTGAATGATAGTCGGCTATTTGCTACAGCTAACATTTATGAAAAAGATTTAAGCAAAGTTAAAATTGGTCAAAGAATTATTTTAAGAGTAGCGAGTCTACGCGATTGCACCTTTTCAGGCAGAATTTCACGCATTGGCACATCGGTAGCAGGAGAAACACAAGTTATTCCCGTACAAGCCCAGGTAAATAACTCTGGCGGACAACTCAAACCGGGAATGTTTGCAGAACTGGAAGTTTTAACCAACCAAACATCAGCAGCTATTTTGGCTATTCCTACCTCAGCCGTAGTTGAGGCTAATGGTAAAAAACTGGTATATCTGCAAAATGGCAATGCTTTTCAATCTGTGGAAGTTACTCTTGGACAAACCTCAGAAAATATGGTTGAGGTCAAAAGTGGTTTGTTTGAGGGAGATATGATTGTGACTCAACGCGCACCACAACTTTATGCTCAATCATTGCGAGGCGGTAGCAAATATACATCTGAGGAGAAAAAGCCAGTTCTCGCTGTAAATCAAGAAACAACAAATTTACCCATTCCTTTATGGTTAGTGGCAGCAGGAGGAATAGGACTTGTTGGTGTTGCTTTTGCAGCAGGTAGTTTTTGGTCAAGTCGTCGCATAAATCAGCGTTTTCTATCAGTTAATCATCCTCAATATGATGATTTTAAGGATGATAAAGAAACTTATATTGATAATCACAGACAGATAGCTAATCAACCAGATAAGCATATTTAA
- the rppB gene encoding two-component system sensor histidine kinase RppB, with amino-acid sequence MNQNKLFRLTRVRLALYYAIVMGLILSLCAFSFYQAVFHAHVVALDSEIESVAGTLHDSIELKLQEPGRLEPFASKLFPNIDNCGSQSVNCTQQQSNSQRHILGITTKNSYYIRFFDTSGRLIANAGSYPDGLPEIFNQKTWQFLKDAKGKDYHQITLSLHTHDNQDWGYMQVGRSLEEFNHYLDSVKVILVLGLLVAMAMIAGASWWLSGLAMQPIYQSYRQIQQFTADAAHELRTPLAATGATVESALLMPEIDLQETRDILQTIQRQNQRLTALVGDLLMLARLDRQSQKLQWEICCLNDIVDDLVEEFEAMAIAAGIKLKSSIQLNEPVNIVGNSDQLYRLVANLIVNAIQYTPSGGITVFLERSEHYAVIKVQDTGIGISKHELTRIFDRFYRVSSDRSRQTGGSGLGLAIVQAITQAHHGIIDVQSELGKGSTFTIQLPFHIHTLNGVRSNYLLKMFSHPTHK; translated from the coding sequence ATGAATCAAAATAAATTATTTCGGCTTACTCGTGTACGTTTGGCTTTATATTATGCCATTGTCATGGGTTTAATTTTAAGCTTATGTGCTTTTAGTTTTTATCAAGCAGTATTCCATGCTCATGTAGTTGCTTTAGATAGTGAAATTGAGTCTGTAGCGGGAACACTGCATGATAGTATTGAACTCAAACTACAAGAGCCTGGACGTTTAGAACCTTTTGCAAGTAAGTTATTTCCCAATATAGATAACTGCGGTAGTCAAAGTGTCAATTGTACTCAACAACAATCTAATTCTCAGCGCCATATTTTAGGCATTACTACTAAGAATAGTTACTATATACGTTTCTTTGATACTTCAGGCAGATTAATTGCTAATGCTGGTTCTTATCCAGATGGGCTACCAGAGATTTTCAATCAAAAAACTTGGCAATTTCTGAAAGACGCAAAAGGCAAAGATTACCATCAAATCACTCTATCCCTGCATACTCATGATAATCAAGATTGGGGCTATATGCAGGTTGGGCGGAGCCTTGAGGAGTTTAATCATTACTTAGATAGTGTCAAAGTAATTTTGGTATTAGGACTGCTAGTAGCAATGGCGATGATTGCAGGTGCTAGTTGGTGGCTATCGGGATTAGCTATGCAGCCAATTTATCAATCCTACCGACAAATTCAACAGTTTACAGCTGATGCAGCCCATGAATTACGAACACCTCTAGCGGCAACAGGTGCAACAGTAGAATCAGCACTTTTAATGCCAGAAATAGACCTGCAAGAAACACGAGATATTTTGCAAACTATACAGCGTCAAAATCAGCGTCTCACAGCTTTAGTTGGTGACTTGTTGATGTTAGCAAGATTAGATAGACAGTCCCAAAAGTTACAATGGGAAATTTGCTGTCTCAATGATATTGTTGATGATTTAGTTGAAGAATTTGAGGCAATGGCGATCGCAGCAGGGATTAAGCTCAAATCTTCAATTCAACTAAATGAGCCTGTAAATATTGTAGGTAATTCTGACCAGCTTTACCGATTGGTTGCTAATTTAATTGTCAATGCCATTCAGTATACACCCAGTGGAGGTATCACTGTTTTTTTAGAACGCAGTGAGCATTATGCTGTAATTAAAGTCCAAGATACAGGCATTGGTATCTCCAAACACGAACTAACGCGAATTTTTGACCGCTTTTATCGAGTCAGTAGCGATCGCTCTCGTCAAACTGGTGGTTCTGGTTTAGGATTAGCTATTGTTCAGGCTATAACTCAAGCACATCACGGCATTATAGATGTACAAAGTGAATTGGGTAAAGGTAGCACCTTCACTATCCAGTTACCCTTTCATATTCACACACTTAATGGTGTTCGTTCTAACTATTTGTTGAAGATGTTTTCTCATCCCACACATAAATAG
- the rppA gene encoding two-component system response regulator RppA, protein MRVLLVEDEPDLGAAIKRTLQQQKYLVDWVMDGDEAWIYLENSPAQYTVAILDWMLPKITGLELCKRLRYKGNPLPILMLTAKDRMEDRVTGLDAGADDYLVKPFGMMELLARLRALQRRSPHFQPQQLTVGNLTLDYGNSKVIRQATTGEQQNIPLTNKEFQLLEYFFKHPNQIITTEQIRNQIWEVNAESSSNVVAAQIRLLRRKLINSECPNLIETLHGMGYRLNLNNESK, encoded by the coding sequence ATGAGGGTGCTATTAGTTGAAGATGAACCAGACTTAGGAGCAGCGATTAAGCGAACCTTACAGCAACAAAAATATTTAGTTGATTGGGTGATGGATGGTGATGAAGCATGGATATATCTAGAAAATAGCCCAGCGCAATATACAGTAGCAATTCTCGATTGGATGTTGCCGAAAATTACTGGTTTAGAATTATGTAAAAGGCTGCGTTACAAAGGCAATCCTTTACCTATCTTGATGCTCACTGCTAAAGATAGAATGGAAGATAGAGTTACAGGCTTAGATGCAGGTGCAGATGACTATTTAGTCAAGCCTTTTGGCATGATGGAATTGTTAGCAAGATTACGAGCTTTGCAGCGTCGCTCCCCCCACTTCCAACCCCAACAATTGACTGTTGGTAACTTAACTCTCGATTATGGTAATAGTAAAGTTATCAGACAAGCTACTACAGGAGAACAACAAAATATTCCTTTAACTAACAAAGAATTTCAACTTTTAGAATATTTTTTCAAGCATCCCAACCAAATTATTACTACTGAACAAATTCGCAATCAAATTTGGGAAGTTAACGCAGAATCAAGTAGCAATGTAGTGGCGGCACAAATCCGCTTGTTACGCCGCAAACTCATTAATAGCGAATGTCCTAACTTGATTGAAACTCTACACGGTATGGGCTATCGTCTGAACCTGAATAATGAATCAAAATAA
- a CDS encoding efflux RND transporter permease subunit, whose protein sequence is MLNNIVRWVIDRRWLVVLATAIATLWTLYIIPQMPLDVLPPFAPPQVEIQTEAPGLAPEEVESLVTLPIESAINGTPGVTAVRSSSAAGISAVRVVFNWGTEIYQARQLVTERLQQATSKLPPGVETPQISPTTSPVGLVVQYAFTVESDNNIDLMEARRIVDWQVTNRLLAIPGVSQVIVFGGDARQYQVLVDPGKLAAFNVSLEQVTNATKSANGNAPGGYLITADTEKLIRGIGRIESIEDLQKSTITARNGVPIRLQDVAEVKIGGAIKRGDGSFNGKPAIILMVNKQPLADTPTVSRAVEAAMQSIKAALPPGIKVTTTFRQDSYIDSSVQNVRSSLIQGSIIAAIILIPFLMNWRTLAVCLLDFFLTLLFGLLALSWLGIGLNTMTLGGLAVAIGTAIDDAIVYGENTYRRLRENKTSPNPAPPLEVIFAGSEEVRESLIGATIIGIIVFSPIFTLPGVEGRIFTPMGIAYLVVVVISSLESLLVSPALCAILLPNVKVTKREPLLARLCKTIYSYCLNFSFRNSLLIIGVVLALTVAAIAVIPSFGRAFLPEFQEQTMVNTLTLYPGVSLEATTKAGYVVEDALKNDKRFKFIQTRAGRAEGDADAAGVNIAHVDIELSQEGMKDRQKTLEKLRQEFDKIPGAAPNVGGFISHRMDEVLSGVRSAIAVKIFGSDLAQLRQIGEQVEAQMKTIDGVVDLLLEPQIPIPQIQIKFDRDAASRYGLSVGDISSVIETALNGQVVSQVLENQQSFDLLVWLKPEARQNLANIRDLLIDTPNGQKIPLGNVAIIDNGTGPNTINRENVSRLIVVSANAKGRDLRSIVNEIEAKVKSNVQVPTGYFIQYAGQFAAEERATQNILVFSAIAFLAITVLMYLSVKSIPSTIMIMINLPIGLVGGVIAVALTGGVISVASLVGFVSLFGVATRNGLLLVDNYNSKFAQGMPLKEVIVKGSMERLNAILMTALTSALGLAPMVLQGGPGQELLQPLSIVVFGGLFTSTAITLVVLPALYAKFGKHLFPDNTENQDKEDKFLLHM, encoded by the coding sequence ATGCTCAATAACATTGTCAGGTGGGTAATTGACAGACGCTGGCTTGTGGTATTAGCTACGGCGATCGCTACATTATGGACATTATATATCATTCCCCAAATGCCGTTAGATGTACTACCACCTTTTGCACCGCCACAAGTAGAAATTCAAACCGAAGCACCAGGACTTGCACCAGAAGAAGTTGAATCTTTAGTAACTTTACCAATCGAAAGTGCAATTAATGGGACACCAGGAGTAACCGCAGTCCGCTCATCCTCGGCGGCGGGAATTTCTGCTGTGAGAGTAGTATTTAACTGGGGAACGGAAATTTATCAAGCGCGTCAGCTAGTAACTGAACGACTACAACAAGCCACAAGTAAACTTCCACCAGGAGTGGAAACGCCGCAAATTTCTCCTACTACTTCTCCTGTTGGTTTAGTTGTTCAATATGCTTTTACAGTCGAGTCAGACAATAATATCGACTTGATGGAAGCCCGAAGAATTGTTGATTGGCAAGTTACAAATCGCCTTTTAGCTATTCCAGGCGTGAGCCAAGTCATAGTTTTTGGTGGTGATGCTCGGCAATATCAAGTTTTAGTTGATCCAGGAAAATTAGCAGCTTTTAATGTTTCTTTAGAGCAAGTTACAAACGCTACAAAATCCGCTAACGGTAACGCTCCTGGTGGTTATTTAATTACAGCAGATACAGAAAAATTAATTCGCGGTATCGGACGAATTGAATCAATAGAAGATTTACAAAAATCAACTATCACTGCACGTAATGGAGTACCTATAAGGCTGCAAGATGTAGCCGAAGTCAAAATTGGCGGTGCAATTAAGCGGGGTGATGGCAGTTTTAATGGTAAACCAGCGATTATATTAATGGTGAACAAACAGCCGCTTGCGGATACTCCCACTGTTTCCCGTGCGGTAGAAGCAGCGATGCAGTCAATCAAAGCTGCTTTACCACCGGGAATTAAAGTTACTACCACATTCCGCCAAGATAGTTACATTGATTCATCAGTACAAAATGTCCGCTCATCATTAATTCAAGGTAGTATCATCGCCGCAATAATTCTCATTCCCTTCTTAATGAATTGGCGAACTCTAGCTGTATGTTTACTTGATTTTTTCTTAACTTTACTGTTTGGATTATTAGCCCTTTCTTGGTTAGGAATAGGGCTAAATACAATGACTTTGGGCGGTTTAGCAGTAGCGATTGGTACGGCAATAGATGATGCTATTGTTTATGGTGAAAATACTTATCGTCGGTTGCGGGAAAATAAAACTTCTCCTAACCCAGCACCGCCATTAGAAGTTATATTTGCAGGTTCGGAAGAAGTTAGAGAGTCTCTAATAGGTGCAACAATTATAGGCATTATAGTTTTCTCCCCAATTTTTACTTTACCCGGTGTAGAAGGTAGAATTTTTACACCAATGGGAATTGCTTATTTAGTAGTAGTTGTAATTTCTAGTTTAGAGTCACTGTTAGTTTCTCCGGCTTTGTGTGCAATTTTATTACCTAACGTTAAGGTGACAAAACGAGAGCCTTTGTTGGCGAGATTATGTAAAACAATTTATAGTTACTGTCTTAACTTTTCTTTTCGCAACTCTTTACTAATTATTGGTGTTGTATTAGCTTTAACGGTAGCGGCGATCGCAGTTATTCCTTCATTTGGCAGAGCGTTTTTACCAGAGTTCCAAGAGCAAACAATGGTAAACACCTTAACCTTATATCCTGGTGTGTCTCTCGAAGCTACCACCAAAGCAGGTTATGTGGTAGAAGATGCGCTGAAAAATGACAAACGCTTCAAATTTATCCAAACACGCGCCGGACGCGCTGAAGGTGATGCGGATGCGGCTGGGGTGAATATTGCTCACGTTGATATTGAACTAAGTCAGGAGGGGATGAAAGACCGCCAGAAAACTTTAGAAAAGCTGCGGCAGGAGTTTGATAAAATACCGGGAGCAGCACCGAATGTTGGTGGTTTCATCTCCCACCGCATGGATGAGGTTTTATCGGGAGTTAGAAGTGCGATCGCAGTGAAAATTTTTGGTTCAGACTTAGCACAACTGCGTCAAATTGGTGAACAAGTGGAAGCACAGATGAAAACCATTGATGGTGTTGTCGATTTATTGCTAGAACCACAAATTCCCATACCACAAATTCAAATAAAATTTGATAGGGATGCGGCTAGTCGTTATGGTCTTTCAGTCGGAGATATTTCTAGTGTTATTGAAACTGCACTCAACGGTCAAGTAGTGTCTCAGGTTTTAGAAAATCAACAATCTTTTGACCTTTTAGTTTGGTTAAAGCCAGAAGCGCGGCAAAATTTAGCTAATATTCGTGATTTATTAATTGATACTCCTAATGGGCAAAAAATTCCTTTAGGCAATGTGGCAATAATTGACAACGGTACAGGCCCCAATACCATTAATAGAGAAAATGTTTCTCGTTTAATTGTAGTATCAGCTAATGCCAAAGGTAGAGACTTACGCTCAATTGTGAATGAGATTGAAGCCAAAGTTAAAAGCAATGTCCAAGTTCCGACGGGTTATTTTATTCAATACGCGGGGCAATTTGCAGCAGAAGAGCGTGCTACTCAGAATATTTTGGTATTTAGTGCGATCGCATTTTTAGCGATTACAGTCCTCATGTATCTTTCTGTAAAATCGATACCTTCTACTATCATGATTATGATTAATTTACCAATTGGTTTGGTAGGGGGTGTAATTGCTGTAGCCTTGACTGGAGGAGTTATTTCTGTAGCCTCTTTAGTGGGGTTTGTTTCCCTGTTTGGTGTTGCAACTCGCAATGGCTTGTTATTAGTGGATAACTATAATAGTAAATTTGCTCAAGGAATGCCTTTAAAAGAAGTAATTGTTAAAGGTTCAATGGAAAGGCTCAATGCTATTTTAATGACCGCTTTGACTTCTGCTTTGGGTCTAGCGCCAATGGTATTACAAGGCGGCCCAGGACAAGAGCTTTTGCAGCCACTTTCCATTGTGGTGTTTGGTGGTTTATTTACTTCCACAGCGATAACTTTGGTGGTTTTACCTGCTTTATATGCAAAGTTTGGTAAACATTTATTTCCAGATAATACTGAGAATCAAGATAAAGAAGATAAATTTTTACTCCATATGTAA